CCGCCACCCGTATTCGTATGCAATGTGATGTGGGGTTTGATTCTGTGTTGTGCTCTCTCGGCGTTTTTTGGGAAGTTGGTTGATGCGTTCGGTTTTTGGTCGTGCCTCGTGCGAGCGACGGCGTGCTGTTGCGGGTTTTTTTTAAGACGAAGTGCTGTTGCGGTTGATCGCTGTTATTATTCGGGCATCGATTCCATGCACCAATTGGTGGCAATGTGCGGGTGTTTTTCTCTCGCTGGCGGCTTGAATGATGCCACAAAAAGTTTCCCCTCTTGCGCACCTTTTCTGACCCCTCCCCTATCTTTATGCTCGATGTTCTTGATTCCTTCGGGCGCTTTGTGGGTTAACCCTTATGCAGGAAATACTTCTCTATTAGGAACTCTACGTATTTCTTGGTCATGCTTATGTATTTCGTCCATTTTTCTGAATGGTTGTTACAGGTAGTAGTAATTTGTCAACTGGGTGGCTAGAGGTATTACATACTCACATGGTGTTATGTGTTGTTTTGCATTTGAGAAATGGTCCGTTGTAGTCTATGTTCCCTTGCCTGAATTGCAGTGTTTTGAGGAATAACAATCAAGCATGTAACTAGCTGCCAACGTGTTGGATTCGTAGCAAGCTCAGGTTGAATGGCATGTCGTCTGATTATCTTAAACTGTGGCGCTAGTAATTGTTAATAGGATTCATGCATTTCCTTTCAGCGATGCGTTGTTGCTTTATTCATAACTTTTTTATGCTAGTGTGCTATTTTATACTGATGAGAAAGACAGCATGATAGGGATTGATTATTTATTTGGCCTTTTGGCTTCAGTGTTACATTTTCAGACATGGATAGCTTCTTTAGGTTGTCGGATTCGTATGGTTTTCCCATTATGCGTTTAAAGTGACATTTGCATGTTGTACTTCATGGAAGATTATTCCGAGCATTGTTTACCAATGAGGCAATGACCCATCTCTCGGTTGCCATTACATTCATGCAGAGTTGCAGACAACTGGATGTCTCAAAATTATTGTTAATTTTCTTAGTGTAGTCGTTATATAGTTCTGTCTTCTCTATGGCTGAAAATGTATCTTGGTATTTAACTGATCTCTTCCATCAGGCTGCTGAGTCAAGATATATGAATTGATGGATCTGTCCACAACTTCAGAAATGGCTAAGGCCTACTCGGACAAAGCAGAATCACTTGTTAAGGAATATCTTCTTGCAGATTCATATGTTTCGTACACCGCTGTGCTTGGTGGGATCCTGATGTGCAAGATGGTAACGTTTGTCCTCTCTTAGTTTTGACATTAACGATCATCACACCTGTGAATTTAGTTTGTTTTGACATAACGTTATAGTTCTAGTATGAGTTGTGTAATTAGTCAGCTAAATTTATGATACTTAGTAGAAGACTTCTAAGTCAAGTACGTGTTGATTTAGCAAACATATATCACCTAATCCTACCAGTTTTAGCCCCCTTTTATCTACAGTGTTTAGCAGCCATGGGAAACAAAAGTTGCATCACAACGTATAATTTGTTTAATCTTCTCATAATAGATCGCCTTTAGTTTATTACCATATTTGTTTGATACtgcaatattttgtttttgtttttcccttttttggaTGTGTGGGTAAGTGGGGGAGAAGGGGACATAGTTCAATTAACATCAGGATCCCTGTCAGTACCTTATCTATTTTTGATTTTGTGAAGTCATCTTGCCTCTTGAATCCATAGTGGTCCAATAAAAGTTATGAGCTATTCTGCAATGTAATTAGATAGCACATGCAGATACTGATCCTAAGTTCTGGCATTGTTTCTAGAGTTAGACTTTTCAAACCCTTTCAACTGCACATGTTTTTCTCTTGTTTCTATTGCATATTTATGTAAACCCTGACAATATTGCATGGAACTTGTTATGATTAATCTCTATGGACCAGAATTCTAGAGATTTAATTTTGAACAAAGATTCTAAGTTTACCAACATCACACACTTAGTAATCTCGGAGATCATAAGTTTGAATATTTTACTGACAATTTTGTAGACTTTCCTGCTTCCCAGTTTCTTGACTACACTTTACCATTTCTGTAACGGAAACACACTTTACCCTTTTGTTTGGCAGGTCTATGACATTACACACTTAGTCAGCTCATTCTACTACAAGAGTTATGCTTCTCTTTCGAAAATCCAAAAGCTTGAGTGGAACAACAGGTGAAGCCGTCTGTTTGCAAAACTATGTCCAATTTCACACTGTGTTTACTGACATTTCTATTCACCATACATGATTTACCTGTTTTAGGGGCATGTCCACCATTCATGCAATGTTCATCACATTCATGTCAGTGTACCTAGTATTCTTCTCCGATCTATTCTCTGATCAGCTGGATGGACCAGTAACTTTGCGGAGCTCAAACATCTCTAATTTTACACTGGGGGTGATAGctgttaatttgttttcattcAGCAATAGGCCATGTTAAAATACGTTCTCTCCTTTTGCCTCATACTagctttattttatttgtccAGGTTTCTGTCGGGTACTTCATCACTGACCTTGCTATGATACTATGGGTTTATCCTAAACTAGGTGGACTGGAGTATGTAAGTGAATATATGTCATCactgttcttccttttctttcattATCTTCCATTGTTGCTTTTCTGTACATATTATTTACTACTGGTCAACCATTGTCAGCTTCTCCATCACATCCTGTCACTTGTTTCCATAGTCTATGCTATGTATTCTGGGGAAGGTCAGTTGTATACATACATGGTTCTCATCTCTGAAACAACCACGCCTGGAATCAACCTCCGATGGTATATTTGATTCAATTAAATGACCACACGATTTGTTTGGATCAGTCTCATTATTTCATTCTGTCTGACCTATCCCGTTACCTTATGTCATGAAGGTTTCTTGATACTGCTGGACTGAAAAGATCCAAAGCCTATCTTGTGAATGGTGTCTCAATGTTTGTTGCATGGCTGGTATGTGAAAGTTTTTGCACGCAATTGTAGATTGCAAGTTATTTCCTGCAGTTGATTAGAAGCTCTCTAGTCTTTGTTTGCCATGCTTCAATATGTGCATACATGAATGAGCATTTCAGATTTTACAGCCGGATCCAAACTTGTACTTTTGTTATTTGTATTTGCTGCAAGCTAGGGATTTCTCTACTCATTCATACACTCTATTTTAGAGTGTGTGTTTTACTTGCCACTACCTTGGAATACCTTAATCTTTATACTAGATAAGGCATTTTTTTctcgagaaaacgcaaaagctttgcgtctcgatgcattgatagaaagaagTTTATGTACAAGACCACAGAGGGCCACACCCGAATTACAATGCGACGCGCCTAACTAGAGACATCCGGTAGCAACGCCCCGAGGCTAGCAGCGCCCGCagtcgcccagccttgagctGGTCAAAGAGGGAGGCGACGTTGGGGGTTGCATTGTCGAAGACAGCGGCGTTGCGGTGCTTCCAAATAGACCATACCATTAGCATGATCAGGGACGTCGTACCCTTTCGCGTGGTAGGAGGGGACGAGCGGATGGACTCCTGCCACCAAGTCACAAAAGGAACGCCGGCGGTCGGCAGGACTGGATAAGGCATTTTAGTGCGTTTATATTTTTGGGAACTAAATTTGGACATTTCCAAACTCATCTGGGGACTGGAgttgcaatattttttttctcgaactaTCGACTTCCAATATATCGTTCTGTagattcttttcttctgttaAGAGATGGATTCAGAGAAAATTACCGCACAACTTTAAATATGCATGCTGTCAATCTGAATCAATAATGTTCAATCAATCTGTTGTCTCATCAGTAACTTTTTCTTCCTGTTTAAAAGTTTCTGTGAGTTTCTTTCTAATATGGTCAGCCATTCGGCTAATGCAGGTGGCACGGATAATTTTGTTCATCTACTTGTTCTACCACATCTACTTCCACTATGACCAGGTAATTTACTTCCTTCTTCTGTGTCAACAACATATGACTATGCGACAAAAAAATACAGTGAAAACTAAATTTTATTATGGGTTTTTGACAGGTCATGCTGATGCAGACATTCAGCTGCCTTCTGATTTTTGCCGTGCCCACGATACTGCTCGTTATGAACACTATTTGGTTTGCCAAGATCTTGAGAGGCCTTCAGAAGACGCTGGCCAAGAAGCAGTGAAGAGAAAAATGGCAGATGAAAGCTCACGGACCGTCTACAAATCCTCCTCCCTTGCAGTCACGTACAACTACATATACGTCTTGAGTAAAGCTAGTTAGTGCAACTCGTACGCAAGTTAAATTCCTCGTAGATGACTCCGATACGCTTGTGCACAGCCCCAAATTTTCCCTGGATATTCTACCCTGTACATACTACACCCGTCCGGGTCGGCTATTCCTTAGAATGCTTCAAATCACCTGTGCATCAGATGCCTCAACCATCACGGATGAGGTGGTTGGTCATCAAACTGACCTAGAGAGGTTGAAACCTGGAACTCTGTTTCTAGTCACAACTCTAAATGTAAATTCGGTATTGTTCTTGACTTCTGAATCTGAATAGCAGTAGATCATTCACGTACCATTGCAAGTGcacttttttttcatgtgcgcAGCTCTCTGATTGCTGCTGCGATGCTATGTTCACTAATAACTTTGACATGTTCCCTTTTTATGGCGCAAAATTTGCATCAACTAGAATAATGGTGGGAAAATCAGAACCTTCCTAGAATGCAGAAAAGCTGCTCCATGGTTTATGTATGGTTCTTTGTCAAAtgatgtattttattttttgccgAACGAATGATTATCCTGCTACTGGCTCCCTGCTCTTGATCAGCTGTAACAGCAGATGGAAGAGATCGAGTGCAATGCCCTGAGCTTGAACTGCCTGCGTGCTACGTCAGGCTACGGCTAAGCAAGCCCTGAAATGACACGAAGAGGTCCTTGTTTCCTGCGCCGAATATCTCGTCCGCCTTCTCGAGGGTCTCCTGCATCATCCCAGTCACAGTAATCAAGATCTGGAGCTCCGAACGAAactatggatccagttggaaACTGAAAGTGGGGCGGCAAGTGCCAAGTGCCAACCTGTTGTGATTGCCTGTGGGCGTTGAGCTCCTTGATGTTGGCGAGGAAAGCTGCAAACTGTTCGTACGAGAGACGGCTCctgcaaatgaaaaaaaaagcagaagaGGGGAATTAGTTCTATCAAGAAACAGATGCTACTAATGAGACGAAATTTAAAAGCAGAAGTACTGATGCGTACCTTGCCTGGCGGAAGAACTCCTTGCCATCTACCCTTGTCGTGCGCCCTGAGACAGAAGTCGGTCGGAACAACGTCcagagaaataaatttagTGGTTTCAACGGGGACAGTCTCCAGATGAATGAGCTGATCAATTCTGATGAACTCCCGGcacgcaaaaaaaagaaagaaagaagaacgTACCCGACATTGAGTGCCCGCGAGGTGGCGAATTGGCTGCAGAGGACATCTTGCTCGAGGGGAGCCACGCCGACATGGCCATATGACCTTCTCTCCTCGGCgaagtggcggcggcgctggacgCAAGTTTAGGTGACACGGCCGTGGAGTATCGCCTAGGGGATGCGGCGCCGGAGGTCAATTTCGGGGATACGGCAGTGGAGTACCTTCTAGGGGCTTCGGCAGACGATCTCAGTCTCGGCGCAGGATCGGAAGCCACCAGGCGCGGAGTTATGTGCGTGATGGTAAGCTTCTGCTCGAATGGCCTTGCCACTGAAAATAACAGATGTTCAGAATCCTTTCAAATCTCAACATTTTGTGCTACACCCCTGTTTATCATACGTACCGTCCTGGTTCGTGCTTTCGACTTGGGAAGATCCATCGGCTCGGGTGGTGGTGGACACGGGATGGCTATTTGCCGATCCTTCTTCGGGAAGGTTGCGGAAAGATATGTCAGAGATGAAACAGGGTGTCACAGACTTGCAATGAgctgctggagcctggagATTACAGTGTCCACGGGGTAGTGTCATAGTAATACCTGATCTCCAAGAATTCCCTTGCTCGCAGGTCCTTATGTCTACAGTTTCCTGACTCTGTGCAGAGAAGGACAGAAAGCTTACTACTGAGTACTGAGCAGAGAAACAGTGGCCATTGCTTGCTTCGCAGAAACTGACTAATTGGAGAGGAGGAGCTTACTGAAGAATTCTCGTCACCGAGTGACTGCATTAGGTGCCTCTTGAATGTCTCCAGCTGCAAGTAAAGAACAAATAAAATTAGCAGAAAACGCGAGGAGAGCAACCGTGTGATCCCTGTCCCTGGCAGATGCAGGAGTGCCGTCACCTTGGCGAGGTCCCTGGCCAGCTTCTTCGACGTGTGCGCGAGCGAGTCCCTCTCCTTCACCAGCTTAGCCTTCGCACAACCCAAAACGAGATCGACCAACAAGTTCAACACTAGAAATCTCAGAAACACGGCAACGACCAGCAAAAAACGCAAAGTGAGTGACACATAATATGCAGCAGCACGTACGTTGTCGTCGAGGAtggcgcggaggcgggcgtcggcgtcgcggaGGGCCTGGTcgagggcggcggccctgtcggcgaggtcggcggcgaggcggtcCTTGTCGGCGAGCTTCTGGCGGAGGCGCGCGGCCTCGTGCTCGAGGCGGGAGGCGCGGgaggccacggccacggccgtGATCTTGCGGGCCACCTCCAGCTGCTCGTACGggtccggcggcagcgcggccGCGATGGCGTCCGATAGCccggcctccgccggcgcggcggcggcgctggtaCTGGTAGTGGGAGTTTGCGTCATCTGGTGGGGTGGGGATCGAATGGCGCGAAGGTGGTGAGATCCGAAGCGGGGCGCAGGAGGTTATCGGGCGGCGGGAAGGAAGGAATTTGCATTGGTGGAGGTGCCGAGGTGGGGGTTGCTCGTCATGCGAGTTTGAATATGCGTCTTGCACGTGGAAACAAATCCCTTTCGCTCCGTTGGAAATATTTATGCACAATCTACAAACTCGTTGAGTACGTCataacaagaaaagaagatttCCGAAAGATAGTTCTAGCTGGGCCGCGCTAGGTGGGTGATATTTTTATCTGATTCATCGTTTTCTCAGCTATTTGCATATGCTCCCACCTGTCACGATAGTATAGTTAGATATAATATCCTTCTCAAACTAGCAAGTCAGTCGTTGTAGTATAGTGGTAAGTATTCCCGCCTGTCACGCGGGTGACCCGGGTTCgatccccggcaacggcgttaattttttttttctttagtgTACGtcgttttgttttgttctgttCCTCATTGCGTCTCTTTATCCTTACGGGCTCACCGTTTGGGCCGCGTATTGTTGGCCAGGGGATTTAAACAGCCCAGCCCAGTAGTTCTCAACGTCCCGACTTCACCCCACCGCCTCTGGCCCTATGCCGCACCGGCCGTCTCGTCGGTAAGCACGTGCCTCGCAGTCGCAGCCGATTCGGTTCCGGTCCCAAATTTCCCCCTCTGGACAGATGCCAACCGGATGCtcaaaccctaaaccctaccGACCTTCGAAATCACGccgcaatggcggcggcggagaacgACTCCTCGCAGGAACCCCCACCGCTCgcctccggcagcggcggcggcggccccaaTCCGTGCTGCGCGAAGGTAATTACTAACCTCTACCCGACTCTTTGCGGCGCGTTCTGCGTTCGATGTGTTCGCCTAATTCCTGATGGGATTCCTATTGTTATTTGGCTCCGTAGCTGTGGAAGAAATGCCAGAAGAATGAGACGGCCCGAGCAGCGCTGCGCGACGGGATTAAGGTGCTGAACAGCGAGATCGCCAGGCTGGAGAATGAGAAATCCGCTCTCAGCGATGGTACAAGTTCCCTGACTTGTTCGTGCTTTTGCTAGTTTGGTTGATTGCTTCTGCGTTATGATTCTAGTTGGTCGGACTGTGTTAGGACACCCACCTTGCAGCTGGACAAGAGCAATTTAAATGTCGGGTCGGCACACTTTATTAGGTTTCTATAAATGATTATAATCTGCCGTTTTGGTTAGTTAATCCTCTGTGTGCGCTGATTTATGCAATGAATGTCTAGGCTTTTCCCTAAGAAAAATACTAGTATGTAGGTTCTGGCCTGTAATCAAATCTTTTTCTTCATGTAAAGAAAAGCAAAGGCCTTTTTCTCAAAAGCTTGTTCTTATGAACTATCTAATGTTCTAAATTATAATCTAATACATGTTAGTAGCATGACCAGGAATTTAACAGAAGATGCCTATCCCACAGAAGATGAGAGTTGCAAagtatgtttattttctcttaATGCTTCCTCTGATAGCACTAAGGCAACGATCAACCCATATGGCGTTCTGGTTCTTTTTGTGACACTATCGCTGCAACTTTAATCCTTTTGGTATGTTGCTAATATGTTGTAATTTCTGCTTCTGCATGAGCAGTGTGCAAGGAGGAGCGTCTCCGAGCTGATTCAGCAGAAGCAGCTAGGGAAACCGAGTCTGATGCCAGAGATGCACTAGAGAAGGAGATAATTGAACTGAAAGCACAGAACTCAGCCCTGCAGCAAAAGCAAAATATTAGCAGAAATGATGATGAGCTTTTACGCATCTCTGAGTTGGAGGAAGAAAATAGACAGCTCAAACAGGTTTTAGGAGAAGAAAGGACGAAAATTGATTCTGTGAAGAAAAAAGTCGACGAAGAAAGGAGCAAGGCTCTAGAAATGCAAAAACTACTGAAGTCTGAAGCACATAAGCATGAAGAGTATAAAAGGCTTGCTGATACAGAAAGGAAAGTAGCCCATGATTGGAAGGCGTCGTTAGAAAAATTGAGGATTGAAGCAAATGGAACAAAAGCTCAGTTGGCCACTCAGATTCAGAAAACAGGGGAAGCACATAAAATGGCTGAAGCAGAGAGGCAAAAGGCTGCCAGAGAAAAGAAATGTGCTGATTCAGAAAAAATGTTAGCAGAGAAGAACAAAAGGCAAATTGAAgttgagagaaaaaaagtgATGGAAGAGAAGAGCCGTGCTGATAATCTGTTTGCTAAGTTAGAGGATCAAACGAAGCTGAATGATAACTTACGAGTTAGCATTGAggctgaaaaagaaaagctaatgTGTGAGAAGAACCGTGCAGACCACCTGTTACAGAAGTTTGAAGAGGAGAGAAAACGGAGTGAATATTTACAAAGGAAGTGcgattctttttcttcttctaggGATATGATTTCTGTTGTCAACCATGGAATACAGCAAGCTGATGTTGCTAATGAAAGGGCAAACATCAAACTCCTTAAAGAGAAGTTGAAGCGGAAGAAAGAGCAATTACAGCATGTGAAAAAGGTATTGGAGTTGGATAAAGCACTAATGAGAAGAGAGCTTCAGCTCCTAAAACAGGAATGGATGCAGCCTCTTAGCCGGTTTAACATGCTTGATGACTATCTTGCTGATGGTGCCAAAGGTATTGATGTATTGAAAAAGGTCTGTATCTTGGTTGCTACTTACTAGTATCATCATCTATATTTATGAAGGTAGTTCAGTAGAAATTTCAACATACTCATAGGAATCATGATGGCCTACAATATCAAACTGAACCTACAATAGTTTTAGGCTCAATTTGGGGTTGTTGAACTGTGTTGTGTTGAACTTTTATTATAATCTGCTGTAGAACAATACACACGAAAGTAGGAAAAATTTGTTAGCCAAACAGAAAATAGGCAAAAGCTGGTTGAAAAagctggattatcataatccaccgcaatgccaaatTCAGCCTTAATGTACTACAGTAAACAATAATTTTCTTCATACAGACTGTAAACAATGCCAAATAGAGCCTTAATGTATATATTGCAAACTTGTCTGCACAGGTTTTTTTTCGGTTGGTATGGTGAGAAAAAAGTATCTTAAAATGAAGAAGACATAAGAGTAATTCTTCTGTCAATATCATTTGCTCAAATTGAAGACTGGTGGAATGTTTGGCAGCAAATTGATTTGTGTGCAGCAAGAAATGTCACCTCCTTCCATTCCCAAATTGATGCCTACCAGTTCTAACCTTTTCCATTCTATGACGGCATGTCCCAAATGTGATAGTATTGACAACAAATATACTGAATATTGGTGACAGTTTACCGCTAGTTTGACACTTCAATGTGTAAATAACTTTAGCTTGAATTTGTATTTTGAAaaacctactccctccattccaaaacataGGGTGTGCGTGTTATACAAGatttaactttgaccaataatttaTCTAACTATAGTGGATTGTGTGATACACTAATTACTCGCTAGCATGCTTCCCTGTAGTTATCCATGATAAATATTGTTACTTTGTTACATGTAGAGGCAACTAATATGTTCACATAGATCTTTTTCTCTTGCGGTAATTCCTGTCTATATTGACTGATGTTATCATCTTGGCAGTCGAAGCGACAACAGGAATTGCATGACTTTGAACAgaatcttcttcctcataaTCCAGTTGCTGGCCCATATTTCGGGATTCAAGCTGGTGGGATGATTCCTTTCACTTCTACCCCAAGAGAATATGCTTCATATCAGTTACCTAGAGAAAGCTGCACAAGACCAATATCAGGTACTAGTTCTGAATTAGAGCCTCCTATTGGTAGTGCTCTCAGAATGAAGTCAAAAAATCACCCCAGATCTTCATGTCCCACATCCATATCTGATAAAAAGTTCATGGGCTCACAGGGTAAGGAAAGCCTACTTGTTTCATCAACAGGTATCAGAACGAACCAGAGCTCAGTAGTTCCAGAGTTACCCCCTAAAGATTTCAATGGTGCAAGGAAGCAAGATGTAGTGTTGCTTGACAGTTCTGGTAATTCCTCCCAACAGAACGCATCAAAGCCATCCCTGCCTGGTGGTACAGAAGTTGCAGATCAAATGCCCAATGATGGTAGGAAGAGAAAAAGGACCAAAAAATCTGTAGAATCCGCTGCTCTTTCCTCTAAACGCAATCTGCtgaattcaaaaaaaataaagaccCATGATGCCAGTACAAATGGCAATTTGGCATTCAATGATAATTGTTCATCTCTGCAGCAAGAACATAACATCATCGCATGTGTGAATGAAGGCTTGCAAAATAATCAGAGGAAATGTCATATTGTTGCTGATAGATTTCCTTCCAGTAAATTGCCCTCTCCTGGAGCAGGAAATGCTTGTGCTTCATTGCTCTCTTTTGAGAAATTGATCGAGGGGGGCTGCTTGAAGTTGCTCGATTTGGACAATGATGCTGATGAGGAGAAGTACAGAAAGGCAATGGAGAAACCTATTTCACCAGATTTGCCCATTGTAACTAAAGGGTCTATATCTCGCCATTCGGGTAATGGCAATGATTTTGAATATGATAGAGTTTGTCCTGCATTGGAAGTTGAAGAATCTGCAAATGTGTCGGCTACAGCCTCTTTGAACTGCCTCCCACATGGGAATGAAGCCCCATATGCTGTATCTTCCCTTGCTGTAGAGTCGGACAATACCATCAGACCACTGTTCTCAGGGAGTAGCTGCGGAGGTCATACAAATGCCATCTTGCATTTGCATAAGGGGGCACCTGATAAAAACAGGCCAGTTCAAATTTGTGATGGATCATCAGATGCTGGACTGCGAAGATATGCTGGGACAAGTAAAGCACAAACAGCTGAGGTTATCAATTTGACCTCAGATAGTGTGACTGGTCATTGTCATGCAGCCGAAAATAACACTTTATACTTTGTTGGAGTTGTTAGTTTGAAAAGAAGTAGCATAGTAAAGATATTTCACTATTGGGAGGCCCTTATTTCTGAAGGTAGTAAACTTGGTCAGGATGCTTTGGTTGATGGTCTGTTACTTGAAAGAGTGTCAACTGAACCATCGCTACTTCCCGAGTAAGTCTGCTTACATTACGCTAactctttttttctattcttATTAGCAGTTACAAGTATTTTATTACCACCACTAGCATTCATATTGCAAAAAATAATCACTTATGTTTTCTTATGCAGAGAGAGGGTTCCCCTCATTTTTTCCATGTTGTTATGGGATGTTCATAGATCTGCCTCAGATCATGTTGTTGATCGATACTTTGCTTCGTCAGCTTTCTCCACTACTGGTATGATGACCGACAGGTTTCCGATATTTCAATTGTTTCATCACTTAATTTATTTCTCTTTCCCCTTTCGTGCGAACAAACAACTGAGTTTGCAACTCTGTTGCTGTTATGCTGGATAAAAACTTCTACAAACATTTGGTTTACATCTGATACTGTTCTGCTGTGAGGAAACTGATGTCTTTAAATGCTGCAATTTCATATACCATTAGCATGTGCCTATTAATGTGAACACAACTATTATCATTTACTACAATGCCTTCTAGACACCGTTGCCATTTTATTGAGAGTTTCCTTTGTTTCTCATATAATCAGTGTTTTATCAACGGCATGTTATCATGCCGCATGTGAAGTTGTGAACTTAAATTCGTGGATGACAAGTTTTGATACAACAAGTAGCTTTCATGTAAAATGCGTGTAGGCTATTTGTCGAGTTTAGTTTTGTGATCTGGGAGCATTTTTCTTTGTGGCACAATGAGCTTTgcttttctgaagaaaaaaacaatctgATGTCCTGGTTGCTGCAACTTCGCATTGTTATTAACTTATTACTATATTGTAGATCATACAAATAGTTCCTGTGATTTACAATTTCAAGTTATCTTCCTTGCAGTGAAACCTTACATGGAAGCAAGATTGGTCTTTCTAAAACGTGATCAGCTGGATGTTCTTGTCTCCTTAATTGAGGATTTTCTCGTGAACAAAGAAGTTATGGTTTGTGATAAACTGGGAGATGGGAATGCTGTCGCAAACAAGTATCACCTAGATAATGAAACTGGCATACAAGTATCCACTAAACCTGCAACTATAGATCAATTTACCTCTGCTTGCATCCTATTGGCTTCAGTATGTCTTAAAGAGGAGAGAGTGGATGTTGTTTTAGAGGTTTCATACAAAGTTCTTCAGATGGGTAAACGAAATCTTTCTTGGACTATGTTGGCTCTGCATGTTTTTGGTTCCATATGTGGTGATAAGCTGTTCTTTATGAAGAGTTGCAACCTTCTCATGACAACTATACGATTGGTTGTCCTGATTCTCGAGAGCAAAGACACTTCCTTGTGCCTTGTGTCATCTTATATTCAATCCAATAGATCAACAGCCTTCCCATCTTGTACACATTGCCTTTTTAATAAGGATACAGTGTCCATAGATGTTTTTATCTCTTCTCTGCTCGATGAGCTGAATTTATGCTCTGTGTTATGGAACAATCATGCCAACACAAATGAAACTATTACAAAGCACAGTTCTCATTTGGGATCTAGTGGGCTGGAGATCAATTGTGGTGAAACTTGCAATATCTCCAAGCAAGCAAAATTTGCTGAGGATATCAACTATTCTGCAGGGAGGGACC
The Brachypodium distachyon strain Bd21 chromosome 2, Brachypodium_distachyon_v3.0, whole genome shotgun sequence genome window above contains:
- the LOC100835324 gene encoding uncharacterized protein At4g15545 produces the protein MTQTPTTSTSAAAAPAEAGLSDAIAAALPPDPYEQLEVARKITAVAVASRASRLEHEAARLRQKLADKDRLAADLADRAAALDQALRDADARLRAILDDNAKLVKERDSLAHTSKKLARDLAKLETFKRHLMQSLGDENSSSQETVDIRTCEQGNSWRSEGSANSHPVSTTTRADGSSQVESTNQDVARPFEQKLTITHITPRLVASDPAPRLRSSAEAPRRYSTAVSPKLTSGAASPRRYSTAVSPKLASSAAATSPRREGHMAMSAWLPSSKMSSAANSPPRGHSMSGRTTRVDGKEFFRQARSRLSYEQFAAFLANIKELNAHRQSQQETLEKADEIFGAGNKDLFVSFQGLLSRSLT
- the LOC100837879 gene encoding transmembrane protein 56, with amino-acid sequence MDLSTTSEMAKAYSDKAESLVKEYLLADSYVSYTAVLGGILMCKMVYDITHLVSSFYYKSYASLSKIQKLEWNNRGMSTIHAMFITFMSVYLVFFSDLFSDQLDGPVTLRSSNISNFTLGVSVGYFITDLAMILWVYPKLGGLEYLLHHILSLVSIVYAMYSGEGQLYTYMVLISETTTPGINLRWFLDTAGLKRSKAYLVNGVSMFVAWLVARIILFIYLFYHIYFHYDQVMLMQTFSCLLIFAVPTILLVMNTIWFAKILRGLQKTLAKKQ